AATAGCAGCAACTCCATTAACACCCCACAACGGCCCGCCACCCATCACTTCAGCAGGGCTGAGCAGTTTGTACATTTTTCTTCCCAGGTCTTCTATCTTTTCGGATGGAAGCTGCTCTTTCAATTCAGTCGCTATCCACTGGCGAAGTGTCCTTCCCAAACCTTCAGAGAACTTAACAAGTATATTGCCGATAAAGCCATCACACACTATCACATCAGCCCAGCCAAACGGTATATCCATCCCTTCAACATTGCCGATAAAATTAAGGCCGCTCTGTTTCAACAGCTCATAAGCCTGTTTTGCCTGCTCGTTGCCCTTTCCTTCCTCAGAGCCGATGTTTAACAAACCAACGGTAGGATTTTCTATACCCAGGAAAGTGCGTGCATATACCACCCCGACCACTGCCAGATCTACCATCTGATATGGCTGGCAGCCAACATTTGCCCCCAGATCCAGCACAACCGTATTGGGAGCAAGCCCCAGAAAAGGACCACCCGCAACCGGCCTGTCGATACCAGGCAAAGTGCCCAGATATCGGGCAGCAGCAACCATCATGGCACCGGTAGAACCTGCGCTGATAACTGCGTCAGCCTCCCCATCTTTTACAAGCCTGGCCGCCAATGATACCGAACTGTTTGGTTTTTTCAAAACTGCAA
The sequence above is drawn from the Dehalococcoidales bacterium genome and encodes:
- the plsX gene encoding phosphate acyltransferase PlsX; protein product: MSENEKNKKIKIAVDAMGGDFGPPETVKGAVLAAREYGVEVILVGDKEAVSSELSACETEGITIRIVEATQKIEDGEEPAFAVLKKPNSSVSLAARLVKDGEADAVISAGSTGAMMVAAARYLGTLPGIDRPVAGGPFLGLAPNTVVLDLGANVGCQPYQMVDLAVVGVVYARTFLGIENPTVGLLNIGSEEGKGNEQAKQAYELLKQSGLNFIGNVEGMDIPFGWADVIVCDGFIGNILVKFSEGLGRTLRQWIATELKEQLPSEKIEDLGRKMYKLLSPAEVMGGGPLWGVNGVAAIAHGSSRANQIAGTFRQVITAIETDLVGSLRNELAKAHTKRQQINE